The following proteins are co-located in the Candidatus Neomarinimicrobiota bacterium genome:
- the rplT gene encoding 50S ribosomal protein L20, which produces MPKSSSSVARKRRHKKYLKAARGYYGARSRLYKTARETVERAWVYAYRDRKDRKRQFRRLWIARINAAARLNGVSYSRLMNGLKKSSIELNRKMLAEIAVTDPAGFAAIVAKTK; this is translated from the coding sequence ATGCCAAAATCAAGCAGTTCCGTCGCTCGTAAAAGACGGCACAAAAAATATCTAAAGGCAGCCAGGGGCTATTATGGTGCCCGCTCTCGTCTGTATAAGACAGCACGTGAGACGGTTGAACGCGCCTGGGTCTACGCCTATCGGGATCGGAAAGATCGCAAACGTCAATTCCGTCGCTTATGGATAGCCAGGATCAACGCTGCTGCCCGTTTGAACGGGGTGAGCTATTCCAGATTGATGAATGGTTTGAAAAAGAGTAGTATTGAACTCAATCGCAAAATGTTGGCCGAGATCGCTGTAACAGATCCAGCTGGATTTGCAGCGATTGTAGCAAAAACCAAATAG
- the thrS gene encoding threonine--tRNA ligase, with product MNANGNIQITYPDGRVEEQPSGIRAFEIAQGINPRFEQQLVAVRINGQVVDLATELTENSTIVFIKAVDPEAHEILLHSTSHIMAQAVKRLYPEVKVTIGPSIENGFYYDFDIEKPFTDDQLAAIEVEMKKIVAEDLPVKRLELSRQDAIKRFEAMNESYKVEIISELPEGEVISVYEQGEFIDLCRGPHIPTTKRAGAFKLLSVAGAYWRGNENNQMLSRIYGTAFPDKKSLKKYLHLLEEAKKRDHRRLGRELGWFSFHNDAPANAFFHAKGTTIYNSILDYVRESNTRHLYEEVNTPLIMSAEMWKRSGHYDNYRENMYFTKVDDRDFAVKPMNCPGHTLIYGDAPRSYRDLPIKMSEFGRVHRHEKSGVTHGLFRVRTFIQDDAHVFCTEQQIQIEVSDILDQVYEVYSAFGFENIHVELSTKPEKSIGSQAVWDKAEDALESVLRSREIDFQLNPGDGAFYGPKIDFHIKDSLNRSWQCGTVQVDFSMPERFGLTYTGEDGKDHQPVMIHRAIVGSLERFMGILIEHFAARMPVWLAPIQVKVIPIADRHEDYARAVVKELRTAGIRVEANWKNEKIGQKIRLAELEKVPYMFILGDREVEEQKVSVRRHGAGDIGTLDLAEVNERILDEIRERTDQKI from the coding sequence ATGAACGCGAATGGGAACATACAGATCACATACCCAGATGGCAGAGTTGAAGAACAGCCGTCTGGCATTCGTGCGTTCGAAATTGCTCAAGGAATAAACCCGCGTTTTGAACAACAATTGGTCGCTGTACGGATCAATGGTCAGGTGGTTGATCTGGCAACCGAGCTGACTGAGAATTCAACAATTGTCTTTATTAAAGCAGTTGATCCTGAAGCCCACGAAATATTATTGCACAGTACTTCTCACATCATGGCTCAGGCGGTGAAACGGCTGTATCCTGAGGTGAAAGTGACCATTGGTCCTTCCATCGAGAATGGCTTTTATTACGATTTTGATATCGAAAAACCCTTTACAGATGATCAGCTGGCTGCAATTGAAGTTGAGATGAAAAAGATCGTTGCTGAAGATCTACCGGTCAAACGCCTCGAATTATCTCGCCAGGATGCCATCAAACGCTTTGAAGCAATGAATGAGTCCTATAAGGTTGAGATTATTTCTGAACTACCTGAGGGAGAAGTGATCTCTGTCTATGAACAGGGTGAATTTATCGATCTTTGTCGTGGTCCGCACATTCCTACAACTAAACGAGCTGGTGCGTTCAAGTTATTAAGTGTCGCCGGTGCTTATTGGCGGGGTAATGAGAATAATCAGATGTTGTCCCGTATCTACGGTACTGCTTTCCCGGATAAAAAATCACTGAAGAAATATCTGCATCTGTTAGAGGAAGCAAAAAAGCGTGACCATCGCAGGTTGGGAAGAGAATTGGGTTGGTTTAGTTTTCACAATGATGCACCGGCCAACGCTTTCTTCCACGCCAAGGGAACCACTATATATAACAGTATTCTGGATTATGTCCGGGAGTCTAATACCCGTCACCTCTATGAAGAGGTAAACACACCACTGATCATGAGTGCAGAGATGTGGAAGCGATCCGGTCATTATGATAATTACCGCGAGAATATGTATTTCACCAAGGTTGACGACCGTGATTTTGCTGTGAAACCCATGAATTGTCCGGGACACACACTGATCTATGGCGATGCACCACGTTCTTATCGTGATTTGCCGATCAAGATGAGTGAATTCGGTCGGGTGCATCGGCATGAAAAGAGTGGTGTTACCCATGGCTTATTCCGGGTGCGTACCTTTATTCAGGACGATGCTCACGTTTTTTGTACTGAGCAGCAGATCCAGATTGAAGTGAGCGATATTCTGGACCAGGTCTATGAAGTTTACTCAGCCTTCGGGTTCGAAAATATACATGTTGAGTTGAGCACGAAGCCTGAAAAGTCCATTGGCTCACAAGCAGTCTGGGATAAAGCCGAAGATGCCCTGGAAAGTGTGCTTCGTTCCCGGGAGATAGATTTTCAGCTAAATCCGGGTGATGGGGCTTTCTATGGACCCAAGATTGATTTTCACATAAAGGATTCACTGAATAGAAGCTGGCAGTGTGGCACGGTTCAGGTTGATTTTTCCATGCCCGAGCGTTTTGGGCTGACTTACACTGGTGAAGATGGTAAGGATCATCAACCTGTGATGATCCATCGAGCCATTGTGGGGAGTCTGGAAAGATTTATGGGTATCCTCATTGAGCATTTTGCAGCTAGAATGCCTGTTTGGTTGGCTCCGATCCAGGTGAAGGTGATTCCCATTGCTGATCGCCACGAAGACTATGCTCGGGCAGTAGTGAAAGAATTAAGGACTGCCGGAATCCGCGTGGAAGCCAATTGGAAAAATGAAAAGATCGGTCAGAAGATTCGTCTGGCTGAGTTGGAAAAAGTGCCTTACATGTTTATACTCGGCGACCGTGAGGTTGAAGAGCAGAAAGTTAGTGTTCGTCGTCATGGTGCCGGAGATATTGGTACACTTGATCTTGCAGAAGTGAACGAACGAATTTTAGATGAAATAAGGGAGAGAACAGATCAAAAAATATAA
- the pheS gene encoding phenylalanine--tRNA ligase subunit alpha, with translation MSLFKKVDELRSEFKQALASSPALSDLERIKQQYLGRKGVLNDLFKQIKDVEPARKGDFGNLVNRLKQEVQETIDNLMSSTTSAGGESSGLDVSLPGVHYERGTLHPIEQTLRDMKNIFHRLGFSVAEGPEVETQWRNFDALNFPPEHPARDMQDTFFLNNGSVLRTHTSPVQIRLMLEEQPPIRSIMPGRVYRNEAIDAGHYCLFHQIEGLYVDENVTLGELKATLELFCREYFGEDVKLRFRPSFFPFTEPSNEVDVTCFLCNGQGCRVCKQTGWLEIGGCGMVDPNVFAAVDYDSEKYTGYAFGMGVERIAMLKYGINDIRLFYENDVRFLKQF, from the coding sequence ATGTCGCTTTTTAAGAAAGTCGACGAATTACGCTCAGAATTCAAGCAAGCGTTGGCATCAAGTCCAGCGCTTTCTGATTTAGAGCGGATCAAACAACAGTATTTAGGGCGCAAGGGTGTCCTGAATGACTTGTTTAAGCAAATCAAAGATGTGGAGCCTGCCCGCAAGGGTGATTTTGGCAATTTGGTCAATCGCCTTAAACAGGAAGTGCAGGAGACAATTGATAACTTGATGTCCAGCACGACTTCAGCCGGTGGGGAGTCATCCGGTTTGGATGTCAGTTTACCGGGGGTTCATTATGAGCGTGGAACCCTGCATCCCATTGAGCAGACCCTCCGCGATATGAAAAATATCTTCCACAGGTTGGGATTCTCCGTGGCTGAAGGGCCTGAGGTCGAGACCCAGTGGCGAAATTTTGATGCTCTGAATTTTCCACCTGAACATCCTGCCCGTGATATGCAGGACACCTTTTTCCTGAACAATGGTTCTGTTCTCAGGACCCATACTTCACCGGTACAGATCCGATTAATGCTGGAGGAACAACCTCCAATACGATCAATTATGCCGGGCAGGGTATATCGCAACGAAGCCATTGATGCCGGGCATTACTGTCTTTTTCATCAGATTGAAGGTCTGTATGTGGATGAGAATGTCACCCTGGGTGAGCTGAAGGCAACCCTGGAATTATTTTGTCGGGAATATTTTGGAGAAGATGTCAAGTTGCGTTTTCGGCCAAGTTTCTTTCCTTTTACGGAGCCAAGCAATGAAGTTGATGTCACTTGCTTTCTCTGCAATGGTCAGGGTTGTCGTGTCTGCAAACAGACCGGCTGGTTGGAGATTGGGGGCTGTGGCATGGTTGATCCCAACGTCTTTGCAGCAGTTGACTATGATTCTGAAAAATATACTGGCTATGCCTTTGGTATGGGTGTGGAACGCATTGCCATGCTCAAATATGGCATCAATGACATCCGTTTATTTTATGAGAACGATGTCCGCTTCTTGAAACAATTCTAA
- the infC gene encoding translation initiation factor IF-3, giving the protein MKKYKVYAKEEELRINGEIDEPEVRLVDENGEQVGVVPVQEALVRSEKAELDLVEVAPNAKPPVCKLMDYSKFKYEKAKKAKEAKKKQKVIQNKEVRFRPNIEDHDLKTKVTKVREFLDDGDRVKITIMFRGREMAYLDRGPLLMTKIMSHLGEDINMEYTPTMEGRFLTTVVTLKKGGN; this is encoded by the coding sequence ATCAAAAAATATAAGGTTTATGCTAAGGAGGAAGAACTCCGTATCAATGGTGAGATTGACGAACCCGAGGTTCGCCTCGTGGATGAAAATGGTGAACAGGTGGGAGTTGTACCTGTCCAGGAAGCCTTGGTGCGATCTGAAAAAGCTGAACTTGATCTGGTAGAGGTCGCTCCCAATGCTAAACCACCAGTTTGCAAACTGATGGATTATAGCAAGTTCAAGTATGAGAAAGCCAAAAAAGCCAAAGAGGCAAAGAAAAAACAAAAAGTTATTCAGAATAAGGAAGTTCGCTTTAGACCCAATATCGAAGATCACGATCTGAAGACGAAGGTTACCAAAGTAAGAGAATTTCTGGATGATGGAGATAGAGTAAAGATTACGATCATGTTCAGGGGCCGTGAAATGGCCTATCTTGATCGTGGACCTCTGCTTATGACGAAGATCATGAGTCATTTAGGAGAGGATATAAATATGGAATATACGCCGACCATGGAAGGTAGATTCCTAACAACCGTGGTCACCTTGAAAAAGGGAGGTAACTAA
- the pheT gene encoding phenylalanine--tRNA ligase subunit beta: protein MNISYNWLKEYIDIDLSPVALAEKLTAAGLEANLVKQFPDFFKSIKVGHVISKEKHPDADKLSVCYVDLGDGEPHQIICGAPNVDQGQKVSVATIGTTFPDGMKIKKAKLRGIVSYGMICSERELELSTNHEGIMVLDTAAQPGMDMTDYLSGGDVSIELDLTPDRSDALGHIGVARDLAALLGKSIQKPDISLVESSLNTADLISVEILDEQACPRYAARLIKDIKISESPIWLRQRLQAIGIRSINNVVDAANYVLMETGHPLHTFDLRFIEGDKIVVRMAKENEKITTLDGKERELDDKVLLICDGLKPIAVAGVMGGENSEVKDDTTDLLLESAYFDPIVVRRGARKLQLATDASHRFERGTDPNGVIYALDRLAGLIVELAGGHITQGAVDVYPEEIMPQVIDFRVERCNKILGTDIAAQDMAKIFAGLGMVVTAAENESFVVTAPTFRPDLSREIDLIEEIGRIFGYDNIPTPEHFSISNKISPPAPDKMREKIMDHLASIGFNQIYGNSLVSIEEHPVVLGDEEPLMLANPLSRDMASIRTSLMVGMIKAAEYNLNRRQADLKLFEVGQVSSVDLNSDTGAGERTHLVLFMAGELQVQQWSQKAVSSDIFHMKGVLSALFADLFNEQLIFAPVKHKMFNSGVEVMLGGEKIGILGELKEDGDNTDQILGVYCEVNVSKDLGKNNRIKYEKVPAFPTVERDLSILIDAHVVFEDIDKIINENAGKYLLYSRLYDIYEGKSIASGKKSLTFRLVFQNQKRTLTENEIDKDFKRILKGLEGAYNATLREAI from the coding sequence ATGAATATCTCCTACAACTGGCTCAAAGAATACATCGATATTGATCTTAGTCCTGTCGCCCTTGCAGAAAAATTGACAGCAGCTGGGCTTGAAGCAAACCTGGTTAAGCAATTTCCTGATTTTTTCAAATCGATTAAAGTAGGCCATGTCATTTCGAAGGAAAAACATCCTGATGCCGATAAGTTAAGCGTCTGTTATGTCGACCTTGGGGATGGAGAACCACATCAGATCATTTGTGGAGCACCAAATGTTGATCAGGGACAGAAGGTTTCAGTTGCCACCATTGGAACCACCTTTCCTGATGGAATGAAGATCAAAAAGGCCAAACTGAGGGGGATCGTGTCATATGGGATGATCTGTTCTGAGCGGGAGTTAGAACTTTCTACAAATCATGAAGGTATCATGGTTTTGGATACGGCTGCCCAACCTGGAATGGATATGACAGACTATCTTTCTGGAGGGGATGTCTCGATCGAGCTCGATCTTACACCGGATCGTTCGGATGCACTGGGACACATTGGTGTAGCTCGAGATCTGGCTGCCTTATTGGGCAAAAGTATCCAAAAACCTGACATTTCTCTGGTTGAGTCCTCCTTGAACACCGCTGATCTGATTTCTGTCGAGATTCTGGATGAGCAGGCTTGTCCTCGTTATGCTGCTCGATTGATCAAAGATATCAAGATATCTGAATCACCGATCTGGCTGCGACAGCGATTACAAGCAATCGGTATTCGTTCGATTAATAATGTCGTTGATGCGGCCAACTATGTTTTAATGGAGACCGGGCATCCCTTGCATACATTCGATCTCCGCTTTATTGAAGGTGACAAGATTGTTGTTCGCATGGCCAAAGAGAATGAGAAGATCACTACTTTGGATGGTAAGGAACGTGAGTTGGATGACAAAGTTCTACTGATCTGTGATGGGCTCAAACCGATTGCTGTCGCTGGGGTCATGGGTGGTGAGAATTCCGAGGTAAAGGATGATACTACCGATCTGCTTTTAGAGAGTGCCTATTTTGATCCGATAGTTGTTCGACGAGGTGCCCGGAAATTACAGTTAGCCACAGATGCGAGTCATCGCTTTGAACGAGGAACAGATCCCAATGGAGTAATCTACGCGCTGGATCGTTTAGCCGGGTTGATTGTAGAGTTAGCGGGAGGTCACATCACCCAAGGGGCAGTAGATGTATATCCTGAAGAGATCATGCCTCAGGTCATTGATTTCCGAGTTGAACGGTGCAATAAAATATTGGGGACTGACATAGCAGCACAGGACATGGCCAAAATATTTGCTGGTCTGGGAATGGTAGTTACTGCTGCGGAAAACGAAAGCTTTGTTGTGACGGCTCCCACATTTCGGCCTGATTTATCGCGTGAGATCGATCTCATAGAGGAAATCGGTCGAATTTTCGGCTATGATAATATCCCAACTCCAGAGCATTTCAGCATTTCAAATAAAATAAGTCCGCCAGCTCCTGATAAAATGCGTGAAAAGATCATGGATCATCTCGCCTCAATTGGCTTTAACCAGATCTACGGAAATAGTCTGGTGAGCATTGAAGAGCATCCTGTGGTTCTGGGCGATGAGGAACCCTTGATGCTGGCTAACCCATTGTCCAGGGATATGGCATCCATTCGCACTTCGCTTATGGTCGGTATGATAAAAGCGGCTGAATACAATCTGAATCGGCGCCAGGCAGACCTGAAATTATTTGAAGTCGGGCAAGTGAGTTCTGTTGACCTTAACTCAGATACAGGTGCAGGAGAACGCACACATCTCGTCCTGTTTATGGCTGGTGAGCTGCAGGTACAACAGTGGTCGCAAAAAGCTGTATCCTCTGATATCTTCCATATGAAGGGTGTCTTGAGCGCTCTATTTGCTGATCTTTTTAACGAACAATTAATATTTGCACCTGTGAAACACAAGATGTTCAATAGTGGTGTTGAAGTTATGCTCGGAGGGGAGAAGATTGGTATCCTGGGCGAGTTAAAAGAGGATGGAGATAACACTGACCAGATCTTAGGTGTTTACTGTGAGGTGAATGTTTCCAAAGATCTTGGCAAAAATAACCGCATCAAATATGAAAAAGTCCCAGCATTTCCAACAGTGGAACGAGATCTGTCCATCTTGATAGATGCTCATGTGGTTTTTGAAGATATTGATAAAATCATCAATGAAAATGCTGGTAAGTACTTATTATATAGCCGCTTATACGATATCTATGAAGGAAAATCTATTGCAAGTGGCAAAAAAAGTCTTACATTTCGACTGGTTTTTCAAAATCAAAAGAGAACGCTTACAGAAAATGAGATCGATAAAGATTTCAAGCGTATCCTCAAAGGATTGGAAGGCGCGTACA
- the rpmI gene encoding 50S ribosomal protein L35 → MPKMKSNRAAKKRFKLTGKGKVKRNKAFTSHMQNNKSQKQKRKLRKSGLLTGGDAAKVKKVISV, encoded by the coding sequence GTGCCCAAAATGAAATCAAATCGTGCTGCCAAAAAGCGCTTCAAGCTAACCGGCAAAGGGAAAGTGAAGCGAAATAAAGCTTTTACCAGTCACATGCAGAACAACAAATCACAGAAGCAGAAAAGAAAACTTCGCAAATCCGGTCTTTTGACAGGTGGTGATGCTGCTAAAGTGAAAAAAGTAATTTCAGTTTAA
- a CDS encoding lysylphosphatidylglycerol synthase transmembrane domain-containing protein, which yields MQFSKLVKEHPLKFIISVAVSLGLVYFSFKDLDWDSFWLSIRSINYWILGGGGLVLIFSNVVRAARWRILLMPQKTVKRIHLFEATMMGYMGNNVLPFKLGEVLRAVVVSKRHGIKVSGVGASIVVERGLDMFSFLVLAGIYGMVVPSFEAANLLSGLGLVAIVVALVFGFWVNKHHDRFFGRIEKWSQKMVDKGHPKRAEHLISLFKGLETIWRMPHPIHVLSQTLFLWFLYFVVTVMGLASFNFGLSMIEIYEVSFILLIFTTLSLAIPAAPGYVGTYHGAVLAALMIFNIESDQARAFAIVLHLMNYLIYTPSGAWYLIKAGMTLDLATQGSESKSI from the coding sequence ATGCAGTTTTCAAAACTAGTGAAAGAGCACCCTCTCAAATTTATCATATCAGTGGCAGTAAGTCTGGGATTGGTTTATTTCTCGTTCAAAGATCTGGATTGGGACTCATTCTGGCTGTCGATACGCTCGATTAACTATTGGATACTGGGTGGTGGCGGGCTGGTATTGATTTTTAGCAATGTTGTTCGTGCTGCTCGCTGGAGAATATTGTTGATGCCGCAGAAAACAGTCAAGCGGATCCATTTGTTTGAAGCAACCATGATGGGGTATATGGGGAATAATGTGTTACCCTTTAAGCTGGGAGAAGTACTCCGGGCTGTGGTTGTTTCCAAACGCCATGGGATCAAGGTCAGTGGGGTGGGGGCTTCTATTGTAGTTGAACGTGGATTGGACATGTTCTCATTTTTGGTTTTAGCCGGTATTTATGGAATGGTAGTGCCTTCGTTTGAAGCGGCAAATTTGCTTTCAGGTTTGGGATTGGTCGCCATAGTGGTTGCTCTGGTTTTTGGGTTTTGGGTAAACAAACACCACGATCGTTTCTTTGGACGAATTGAAAAGTGGTCCCAGAAAATGGTTGATAAAGGGCACCCAAAACGGGCTGAACATCTCATCTCCCTATTTAAAGGTCTTGAGACCATCTGGCGTATGCCACATCCCATCCATGTGCTTAGCCAGACTCTTTTCCTTTGGTTCCTCTACTTTGTGGTGACTGTCATGGGCTTGGCATCCTTCAATTTCGGTCTGAGCATGATTGAGATTTATGAGGTCTCTTTTATTCTATTGATTTTCACGACTCTGTCGTTGGCGATCCCGGCCGCACCAGGGTATGTGGGCACCTATCATGGAGCTGTACTGGCTGCTTTGATGATATTTAATATCGAAAGTGATCAGGCACGAGCTTTTGCTATTGTTCTGCATTTAATGAACTATCTCATTTATACGCCATCCGGTGCCTGGTATCTTATAAAAGCCGGAATGACTCTGGATCTGGCAACCCAGGGTTCTGAAAGCAAGTCGATCTAA